A window of Cricetulus griseus strain 17A/GY unplaced genomic scaffold, alternate assembly CriGri-PICRH-1.0 unplaced_scaffold_572, whole genome shotgun sequence genomic DNA:
taaattattccataaacCTTTTGtgtctgggctttttgttttttatcttttggctttttgagagagggtctctctgcattgctttggaacctgtcctggaactcaccctgtagaccaggctgtcttcaaaatcacggagatccacctgcctctgcctccagagtgctggcattaaaggcatgtgtcatcaatGCCCGGAATTTCTAGgctattataattatttaatatacctttctttacttattactctgtggcttgctgtgtagctgggtggctgtccTCTGgaatcctcctccttcttcaacTCCTAGATCTcatcctcccagatttctcctcctatttattctctctgcctgtcaaccccacctatcctttctcctgtcttgctattggccattcagctctttattaaaccatcaggtgttttagatatgCAAAGCAGCtaagcttcacagaattaaacaaacgcaacataaaagaatgcagcacatctttgcatcatcaaacaaatattccatagcataaacaaatgcttaaaataatattctataacaaaGGTCATTTTGGGCAGTATATTAAGTTGGAAGATGCCCTGGACTAcgtaaaaccctgcctcaaatacaacctgatggcaagatggttcagtaagggtgcttgcccccaagcctgaagacttgaTTTTAATTCCTAAAGACCCACAAAGTGGAAAGAGGGACTGACCCCTGTAAGTCATCCCTGGCCTTCACTTGTGAACTGTAGCATGCACgtgtgctcacatgtacatgctcacacacacagatacatataataaaattaaggaaGTAACTGTAAGTTATTGGTGATTGGATTACTCCTCCCTGCAGCTCTAGattcagtttttaatttgttCCTTTGCTTGCTGACCACCGTTACATTAGCTACTTCCTTGCCttaaacctgtctgtctgtctaccaccTCTCTACCGTCGGTCTTCTATCTAATCCTTGtgtgtttattctttattatCAGTCTGTCTGACTGTCATCTCTCTACCTATTTTCTGGTTTTCTGTCTGCCATCTCAGTCTTTCACTGTCTTCTATtggttcctctctttctctgtggacgttaactgatgtatttttcttccacCCCCGTAGAGCACTTTTGATTTTTCCATACTCCTGATGCTTTCGAACCTTCTAGATCTACTCTCTGGAACCCACTTACATCATTATCTAAAGTGAacagacagcaaaacaaaaatgaaggtaagcttttaaacaatgctttatgaaaattttctctcttcttgattGACTGctggagaattctggaaacaaTCTCCCCCTGAGGGTTCCAAAGGCATTGACACAACTGTCTCCTTGTCATCCAGCATTGCTGGAGAGACACTGATTCTAGTCTTGTGACAAGTCTCTTCTATGTgacctgtttttatttcttctttttttttctttttgagatatgATCTCCCAAGGCAACAATGGCTGATCTGGAACTatttatgtagatcaggctggcctagatcaGGCTGGAACTATTtatgtagatctgcctgcctctgcctcacaagtgctgggattagaggtgtgtgacaCAAAACTCAGCATATGAACTACTTTTAAAGAGTCAATTATCTGTGGGGGACAAAGGGTTTGGGCGTGTGAGTATAGGCaccaacagaggccagaggcatcagatacccctggagcTAGAGAATGACAGTTTTGAGCAACCTTATATGAGTTCTGGTACCTGAACTCTAGTTCTTGAAAGAGCAATAtgcatgctcttaagcactgagccatccttccagtcCCAGCTAACATAGTTTTACACATAGAAATTTTGCTGactccttttgttatgtttcacaaggtgaaattacaatgtggtggttctgggaatctccTGCTCACCAGTACTCTAATCTTGGGTTACTTACTGGCAAAAAGAGAACTGCAAatcttaagatggagagtgcatcCAGATGTGTCCCTTGCAGCCTCTGGGTcttcaaagggaagagaagaaaacagtgcCAGAATAGGATATGtgataacagaagcagagacgagagaaagaagcaagatagaaaggagctAGGTTGTTGACTTTGAAACTGGAGGATggggcaacaagccaagagatgCAAGTGACCCCCAgaatctgaaataaagcaaaagcctgggtagtggctgagatgagaagaaggctctctgctttgcttcccaTGCATCTGGGGTGACATCAGTCTTTGtcagtcctctgcccacagctgtgtTCTTCACCTCTAAGGTTTTAggtgctgctccctaccagctgctgtgtggacagcatttgtcatcctacttatatattccagaaactgatgaattctttattgtttttaaatgattgtttttgCTGgggggaagttgttattttaaattatgatattgatgggatcctcactttctatacagattattcacGTCCCTTGGTCTACTGTCTTGTGGGAAAGCTCCCATGAACTTCAATGCTCCAGACACCAGGTGATGATGTGTGAGTCAGGAAATCCACAAAGCCCaacatggctgtgccttgaaggacagggcatGCTGTCATAGTCAAAGTGTGAAGCCCTTAtcatcagatacagaataattgtTAACTCCATTTAgtgctgggtgtggctcagtgagcaGAACATGATCTCAGAAATTCTAAGGACCATGCTTCAAACTCAGAcccaagaagagaaagagacacccacacagagggaatgtgaagtctctattcagctatttgGAAGCACCCCCAGTACAAGGCTgtaccctacagacagcacaggatgttACCCACATATCCAAAATGATTggaaaatgacattaatgaagcatgaattttttcagttgttcataacagtgattatcattcattcaatgctcagttaaatatctgctccgcacagttaaatgactactgcctggtgcTAAAGGCACAgcagtgagtgagagtgagtcagatttcagggcccccctcctgcaatcacacaaacgTCTGGAAAATAGCATTGCTGGTCAGAGCTgtgcaggagcctggggagagTGGTTGCTGGCCCGGACTAAAGGGGagaagaatgtacctgtgtgactggacttaagaagagccttgttgtgtattttatgtgtgtgcacataccattatTGCACAGACAGTCCTGATAGGAGTACTCAGATTCTGGAGGAGGgacattgtattttgtttgtttgtttgtttgttttttctgtgaaataaagaacctgggagaatgaatgatctgttaggtgctttccatatttaaagctacctcttgaaatatgtattttcattaaaagtcaaatttgtattacatgtatatgtccatgtacacacacatacatgcactttctgttctgaaacAGTTTTTTCGAAAAATAGTTGACCATTATTTAATTATATGTCTGAGCATCTACTTATATACACATGGGAAGACAGAGGAGAGTtaagcatgtacatataatataaaaatattttctctttttacttaaaatgacttgacatgagcaaacacatatttcattttttcggggagtcatgttgactaaagaaaggcattttgattagtttttaggTATGATGTATTCCGAGAGGACTCTGGctcctgggtttattttaaacctgaaaatctgtgacatgttAGGATGACAGTGTTATGCCTTGCTGTGGAAACATCGTCTACACCAGCAGACAGCTGAGTCTGTTTGTGCATGCTGCTCTCTGGCTGCCCTTGGACGCCACTAACTCTGAGTAtcaggtgaaagcctggagatttggatgaacgacaagatACCTGGAACACTTTCTGAGAGAATAGCTCTCACCTTTATTTTGGAGCAGCCTtacatacaaacttacaaaatccccaggtgaaagggttcaaAACAGGATATTGATACTAGTAGGGTGAGGTCAGATAAAGAGGGGGTACCCGTGGTTATGCTGTaaaacaactcagagaccctgtggtgtctgggtcccaacatctcccccttctttatatataaaatatagttgtcaagtaagaactataagattttaaccattctatctttgtgtgttactataactatctgtcttcaactccgtcaaagaccatagaaggataatatataaactctagaactgacagaaacgtcttgcttcctagacagtcacccagagtTTCTTGGTAACGTTGGGacatccatttttagcctacaggtcacaatgtgtctggcagattTCTCAGCACAGCAGGAAATTCCAAActctccacctgcattggcagtttgtccgtcaccttttttctgtgtcctgtagaacaTCTGGTAGacacttccatgaagcaggaacctttcaTGGCTGTCCATCTTGTTTAAGCAGTCACTTTCCAGtgagtcctgcatgtccagtttataaatcaacagtcaaacagttcagacaagagcagcttcttgcccaaaatggctagtcttgccatgtcaaagggaAACTTTTTTtgttcgatgcccatcttcctctcagatgtaactggtgtgccaggagcagtgtCTCACTGTCAGTaaaaccctaagccatttaaatgccatatattccattTGAATGGTCTTTGAATGGTTccaagaatatctatatatctagaaaccctaactaatatcaacaaatgaagatccattccaatacaaagtatcaacaaatgtgGATCAATTCCTacacaaagtatcatttctatgtcatattcctcctttttcatttaaaaagtgattgactgtgagcactaccatttctaaccaaccaaattcaaatgaaaacaaatattcagatcacccgggccactgcttcaggtgttcctgccccatgaaaccataccagtctgcaaggaatccacagctcttcaccttCTGTGGGAaacaaagcagaaatttccctcccaattaacctgtactttaacaactgttgctccttcccaaGCAATTACacgatttaaagacaacacaatggcattcttttgttaacagtcacacattatgatcacacttcatacacacatgtgtggccacaccatacatacagaacatacatacatattttgaacaaaactcacaaaggagaagaGGTGTcaggggatggccatccttaccatagcttggcatctttggaggaccTTCAGGACTGTCGCATCTTTGTCGATTCCTGTATGGACTTTTGTAGGGCCTggttcttttcttcatctatttggacatattctcctttctcatctgatatgatcgatgatgtggatggcttgtgttGAGGGCTCGGGGAGGGCGGCTGGAAGTCTGGGTCTATGTAATTCACATtaccagtactcttttttggaactgggttgttagtgccactgggtgcaggggatgaagacattgggttctgcatagggacatagttctcttCACAGTCTCCAGAATCAGTAATGGAGATGGAACGGCAGTACTGGGAGGAGCTGCGATTGAAAGTGTTGTTCACCGTGGACCaaggcttggtgacaggtgacttgaaagggagctcattgataacagtgttgtttctcaggtcaaggggtTCTGGCTTTGCTTTTCGGCCAGGCTTGAGGTGGCGATAGACAGGGGGTGGCTGGATCTCGCTTCCTCGGCTGGCAATGTGAaggggcattgtgctcatggggatgtcagaacctgggtttatagacacatagttgtcatcagagctggcatTGTTTGGTAGACCCACGATAGTCTTTTTTGGAGATTTATCACGGCAGCAGGCGGTTTCTCCATCTCGTGTCGGGTACTTGTAGTCACTGTCTGGCGGTCTTTGTTGGGGGCTGCTCCCCCGAGGTGTCTTGGGGGGCAgtggtgggggagctatggctgagtcCACTGGGAGGTCTCCAAATTCACTACACGGGGTGTTTCTGGGTTCCTTGAAGGTGTACATATCCTCACTATCTGAAGCAGACACTGAGAAGCCGGGCTTGGTGTGACTGGGTGAAGCCAGGCTACAAGGGTGGTCAAAGCCACTGTATTGGCTTGGCTTGGGAAGTCTATAGAAGTCATGGACCTGACTGCTGACTCTGTGGATActgtgtctattgccctgggcaagtttttgtgcagcTGTATCACTCTCTTGTACGTTGCTTTGAGAGAACCTGGCATTGTCTGATTGAACCATGATAGTGTTTTTTGGAGATTTATCATGCCAGCAGGCAGTTCCTCTACCTCCTGTTAGGTACTTGTAGTCACTGTCTGGCGGTCTTTGTTGAAGGCTGCTCCC
This region includes:
- the LOC113831623 gene encoding GRB2-associated-binding protein 2-like isoform X2 translates to MVQSDNARFSQSNVQESDTAAQKLAQGNRHSIHRVSSQVHDFYRLPKPSQYSGFDHPCSLASPSHTKPGFSVSASDSEDMYTFKEPRNTPCSEFGDLPVDSAIAPPPLPPKTPRGSSPQQRPPDSDYKYPTRDGETACCRDKSPKKTIVGLPNNASSDDNYVSINPGSDIPMSTMPLHIASRGSEIQPPPVYRHLKPGRKAKPEPLDLRNNTVINELPFKSPVTKPWSTVNNTFNRSSSQYCRSISITDSGDCEENYVPMQNPMSSSPAPSGTNNPVPKKSTGNVNYIDPDFQPPSPSPQHKPSTSSIISDEKGEYVQIDEEKNQALQKSIQESTKMRQS